A single Triticum dicoccoides isolate Atlit2015 ecotype Zavitan chromosome 2A, WEW_v2.0, whole genome shotgun sequence DNA region contains:
- the LOC119359661 gene encoding ribosomal L1 domain-containing protein 1-like: MMASAPAPNPRLGREAVVRAVGALLRWLKHHPSPAPEPIYLLVTLKTAPVRRFEHHLSLPLSPFPSIFLVADRLPDELPDDIETLPSSALRSLPAVARRGLVLVDSRLKIPSSGKGAKGRGRIVPVDLADPAWAESAREAARRVELRVEAGTCRAVRVGHAAMAPEEAVENVVAALEAAAACVPRKCRNVRALHLKAPESIALPLYSAPGTGGNDDSKDAERQAATAVEQGRVKRGRKE, from the coding sequence atGATGGCTTCCGCCCCCGCACCCAATCCCCGCCTCGGCCGCGAGGCCGTGGTCCGCGCGGTGGGCGCGCTTCTCCGGTGGCTCAAGCACCACCCCTCCCCGGCGCCGGAGCCCATCTACCTCCTCGTCACCTTGAAGACCGCCCCCGTCCGCCGGTTCGAGCACCATCTCAGCCTTCCACTCTCCCCATTCCCCTCCATCTTCCTCGTCGCCGACCGCCTCCCGGACGAGCTCCCCGACGACATCGAGACGCTCCCCTCCTCCGCGCTCCGCTCCCTCCCCGCCGTCGCGCGCCGCGGCCTGGTCCTCGTCGACAGCCGGCTCAAGATCCCCAGCAGCGGCAAGGGCGCCAAGGGCCGCGGCAGGATCGTGCCCGTCGACCTCGCCGACCCGGCGTGGGCCGAGTCCGCGAGGGAGGCGGCGCGCCGCGTCGAGCTCCGCGTGGAGGCCGGCACGTGCCGCGCCGTGCGGGTGGGGCACGCGGCGATGGCGCCGGAAGAGGCGGTGGAGAACGTGGTGGCCGCGCTGGAGGCGGCCGCCGCGTGCGTGCCCAGGAAGTGTAGGAACGTGCGGGCGCTGCACCTGAAGGCACCCGAGTCGATCGCGCTGCCTCTCTACTCGGCGCCGGGCACCGGCGGCAATGACGATTCGAAGGACGCGGAGCGTCAGGCCGCTACtgcggtggagcaggggagggtaaagaggggaaggaaagagtag
- the LOC119359660 gene encoding GPI-anchored protein LLG1-like, with the protein MGSTGATAVLLSCVVLSIVAAGSAASDKPLIISNAALLASPPEASSSSGRKLGGFMEAGLCPLQLEHLKQMGKVQSSCLGQATPQPRCCTAFKDFVCPYGATMNDINNGCAGEMMATIQELCKVPKGYFAMCGDSPQGITC; encoded by the exons ATGGGTTCCACCGGCGCCACCGCCGTCCTTCTGTCCTGCGTCGTGCTGTCCATTGTCGCCGCCGGCTCCGCCGCGTCGGACAAACCGCTCATCATATCAA ATGCGGCCCTTTTAGCCTCGCCCCCGGAGGCATCGTCGTCGTCCGGCCGCAAACTGGGGGGCTTCATGGAGGCAG GGCTGTGCCCGCTGCAGCTGGAGCATCTGAAGCAGATGGGCAAGGTACAGAGCAGCTGCTTGGGACAGGCGACCCCGCAGCCGCGGTGCTGCACGGCGTTCAAGGACTTCGTGTGCCCCTACGGGGCCACGATGAACGACATCAACAACGGCTGCGCCGGGGAGATGATGGCGACGATCCAGGAGCTCTGCAAGGTGCCCAAGGGCTACTTCGCCATGTGCGGGGATTCACCCCAGGGCATCACGTGCTGA